One window from the genome of Clostridiales bacterium encodes:
- a CDS encoding Rne/Rng family ribonuclease, translating into MKSKILVDYESYMCSVALLEDGVLKEFYVEDRDTERITGDIYKGKVVNVCPGLDSAFVDIGKKKNGFLAASDMLENRTALERSGKLPTRLNVTEGEFILVQAVKEPTETKGARLSANLSIPGRYVVYMPTVDFIGVSNKITDEATRKKLYDILESNRPSPECGFIARTAAKDAKKFEIIEEIKYFVNMYARLLDKFNETDGVARLSTDGDLVFRTVRDIFNSSVDEIVCNSAEIAHRLSQDLNRNLASAVKVTVCDNEDVLKKFGILGEVEKLLKTKVELPSGGNIVIDYTEALTVIDVNSAKHLGDNDRENTVFDTNCEAAKEIARQLRLRNIGGMIVIDFIDMQDPLHNEEVVEVLRDHTSVDRTRTRVLPMTELGLVQMTRKKVGTEIQSVLLNKCSACHGTAHTQTPNFMLRKIKAHLFEIFKDENCKAAIVTVNPEMYDMLEKGGWQFSYDKFGRKPVYVTASVDVAPNVFKISAKSDVVLSLPSKAYLLN; encoded by the coding sequence TTGAAAAGCAAAATTCTTGTTGATTACGAATCATATATGTGCAGCGTCGCCTTGCTGGAAGACGGTGTGCTTAAAGAATTTTACGTGGAAGATCGGGATACCGAGCGAATTACCGGCGATATTTATAAAGGTAAGGTCGTCAACGTATGTCCCGGGCTCGATTCCGCTTTCGTCGATATAGGCAAAAAGAAAAACGGCTTCCTAGCGGCGTCTGATATGCTCGAAAACCGCACGGCGCTCGAACGCTCGGGTAAGCTCCCCACGCGGCTTAACGTAACGGAAGGCGAGTTCATACTCGTACAAGCGGTAAAAGAACCGACGGAAACAAAGGGCGCGCGGCTGTCCGCCAACCTTTCCATTCCCGGGCGGTACGTAGTGTATATGCCGACCGTAGACTTTATCGGCGTATCGAACAAGATAACGGACGAAGCCACGCGCAAAAAGCTCTATGATATTCTGGAAAGCAACCGTCCGTCGCCCGAGTGCGGGTTTATCGCGCGCACGGCGGCAAAGGACGCCAAAAAGTTCGAAATAATCGAAGAAATCAAGTATTTCGTAAATATGTACGCGCGGCTATTGGATAAATTCAACGAGACGGACGGCGTCGCGCGGCTGTCTACCGACGGCGATTTGGTATTCAGAACGGTGCGCGACATTTTCAATTCGTCGGTTGACGAGATCGTTTGCAACAGCGCGGAGATCGCGCACAGGCTGTCGCAGGACCTTAACCGCAATCTGGCAAGCGCGGTAAAGGTTACCGTTTGCGATAACGAGGACGTGCTTAAAAAGTTCGGCATACTCGGCGAGGTCGAAAAGCTGTTAAAGACCAAGGTCGAGCTGCCGAGCGGCGGTAATATAGTTATTGACTACACCGAAGCGCTCACCGTAATAGACGTCAACTCCGCCAAGCATTTAGGTGATAACGACAGGGAAAACACTGTGTTCGACACCAACTGCGAAGCGGCAAAAGAGATAGCGCGCCAGCTGCGGTTACGAAATATCGGCGGCATGATAGTGATCGATTTTATCGATATGCAAGACCCGTTGCATAACGAGGAAGTCGTTGAGGTATTGCGTGACCATACATCGGTGGATCGCACGCGCACGCGCGTTTTGCCAATGACCGAGCTTGGGCTTGTGCAAATGACACGTAAAAAGGTGGGTACCGAAATCCAATCGGTGCTATTGAATAAGTGCAGCGCTTGCCACGGCACGGCGCACACGCAAACGCCCAACTTCATGCTGCGCAAGATAAAAGCCCATCTTTTCGAGATATTCAAGGACGAGAACTGCAAGGCGGCGATAGTGACCGTCAATCCCGAAATGTACGATATGCTCGAAAAAGGCGGTTGGCAGTTTTCTTACGATAAGTTCGGTCGAAAACCCGTATATGTCACGGCGAGCGTGGACGTCGCGCCCAACGTGTTTAAGATAAGCGCCAAGAGCGACGTAGTGCTGTCGCTTCCGTCCAAGGCGTACTTGCTCAACTAA